In Nitrospira sp. MA-1, the following proteins share a genomic window:
- a CDS encoding EAL domain-containing protein, whose product MISLLLVEDDLKEALVIRNMLKEGLQNQFTLENSLSLSDALDLIQQNKFQAIILDSHLPDGKSFESILQFMQFCPDIPILILSGVEEEAQAIQAVKSGAQDYLIKGQTSSSTLCRAIRYAMERQKATQRITQLAHYDHLTGLANRGLFYERLNCAVARCHRNDTAIALMFLDLDHFKDINDTLGHEYGDSLLKTVAARIKKCIREIDTGVRLGGDEFAVLLEQIVSIEDVAAVAHRILHLLAQPVIIKQHQLRVTGSLGITIYPWDSANPQELLSHADAAMYRAKAQGGNTYQFYTAGMKTAGLDGSTLEMELSRALAKEEFLLHYQPQMNICTKQVIGMEALLRWHHPYQGLIGPNHFIPQAEENGMIIPIGEWVLRSASKQAKYWEKQGFPAPHVAVNLSARQIHQGHLPELIQDILKHSHLDPENLKLELTETFLIHETEETIQTLREIRAMGVHLYIDDFGAGYASLRYLKSFPVDGIKLDQSLIQNLPYSTNDAAIVMAVISLAKALGLQVIAEGVERQEQADFLEEHGCDAMQGFWIAPPLPANESAQHMVHM is encoded by the coding sequence GCCTTTCTCTCAGTGATGCTCTCGACCTCATTCAACAAAACAAATTCCAAGCCATTATTCTGGACTCGCATCTCCCAGACGGGAAATCATTTGAATCCATTCTGCAATTCATGCAGTTTTGCCCCGATATCCCGATTCTGATTTTGAGCGGAGTTGAGGAAGAAGCCCAGGCGATTCAAGCCGTAAAAAGTGGAGCCCAGGACTATTTAATCAAAGGCCAGACCAGCAGCTCGACTCTGTGCCGGGCCATTCGGTACGCCATGGAACGCCAGAAGGCCACACAACGCATTACCCAATTGGCTCATTACGACCACCTGACAGGGCTTGCAAACAGAGGCCTTTTTTATGAACGATTAAATTGTGCCGTGGCCCGCTGCCATCGGAACGACACGGCAATCGCTCTAATGTTTTTGGACCTGGATCATTTCAAAGATATTAACGATACCCTCGGCCATGAATACGGGGATTCGTTACTCAAAACTGTGGCCGCACGAATCAAAAAATGTATTAGAGAAATTGATACGGGTGTCCGATTGGGAGGAGATGAATTTGCAGTCCTTTTGGAACAAATCGTGTCGATTGAGGACGTGGCCGCTGTTGCACATCGCATTCTTCACCTCCTGGCCCAGCCCGTGATTATCAAGCAGCACCAACTGCGTGTGACCGGAAGCCTCGGGATCACCATCTATCCCTGGGATAGCGCCAACCCCCAGGAACTTTTATCTCATGCCGATGCCGCGATGTATCGAGCCAAAGCGCAAGGCGGCAATACCTATCAGTTTTACACCGCCGGCATGAAAACAGCTGGTCTTGATGGCTCCACACTGGAGATGGAGCTCAGTCGGGCGTTGGCAAAAGAAGAATTTCTCCTCCATTACCAACCACAAATGAATATTTGCACCAAGCAAGTCATTGGCATGGAAGCTTTGCTGCGTTGGCATCACCCCTACCAAGGACTCATTGGTCCGAATCACTTCATTCCCCAAGCCGAAGAAAATGGCATGATCATTCCTATAGGGGAATGGGTTTTACGTTCAGCCAGCAAACAAGCCAAATATTGGGAAAAGCAGGGATTTCCTGCTCCTCATGTCGCCGTAAACCTCTCAGCCAGGCAAATCCATCAGGGGCATCTCCCTGAACTCATACAAGACATCCTCAAGCATTCGCATCTGGATCCGGAAAATCTCAAACTGGAACTGACCGAGACGTTTCTGATTCATGAAACGGAAGAAACCATCCAGACCCTTCGCGAAATCAGAGCGATGGGCGTCCATCTGTACATTGATGATTTTGGAGCGGGCTATGCTTCTCTTCGATATCTGAAGTCATTTCCCGTTGATGGCATCAAACTCGATCAAAGTCTTATCCAAAATCTCCCGTACAGTACCAACGATGCCGCGATCGTTATGGCGGTCATTTCCTTGGCCAAAGCCCTAGGACTACAAGTCATCGCCGAAGGAGTAGAAAGGCAAGAACAAGCGGATTTCCTGGAAGAACATGGATGCGATGCAATGCAAGGATTTTGGATCGCCCCGCCACTCCCCGCCAATGAAAGCGCCCAGCACATGGTGCATATGTAA